One Drechmeria coniospora strain ARSEF 6962 chromosome 01, whole genome shotgun sequence genomic region harbors:
- a CDS encoding mitochondrial FOW-1 like protein, producing the protein MVTTATVPIPVGEPQKLEKKPIKFSNLLLGAGLNMFEVTTLGQPLEVVKTTMAAHRSDGFTSALGRIWSRGGVLGFYQGLIPWAWIEASTKGAVLLFVASEAEYYARSAGASEFGGGILGGVTGGVAQAYATMGFCTCMKTVEITKHKMAASGVKPQSTFATFMDIYRKEGIRGINKGVNAVAIRQMTNWGSRFGLSRLAEGWIRTATGKKEGEKLSPWEKILASGLGGGLSAWNQPIEVIRVEMQSKKEDPNRPKKMTVGNTFKYIYSNNGMRGLYRGVAPRIGLGVWQTICMVAFGDMAKTYVEKLTGDQVSAKH; encoded by the exons ATGGTCACGACAGCCACCGTCCCGATTCCCGTCGGGGAGCCTCAGAAGCTCGAGAAGAAGCCGATCAAATTTTCCAACCTTCTTCTCGGTGCCGGCTTGAACATGTTCGAGGTCACCACCCTCGGCCAGCCTCTCGAGGTTGTCAAgaccaccatggccgcccaCCGCAGCGATGGCTTCACTTCCGCCTTGGGACGTATTTGGTCTCGAGGCGGTGTTCTAGGCT TCTACCAGGGCCTCATCCCCTGGGCTTGGATCGAAGCCTCGACCAAGggcgccgtcctcctcttcgtcgctTCCGAGGCGGAGTATTACGCTCGATCGGCCGGCGCCTCGGAGTTCGGCGgtggcatcctcggcggcgtcactGGCGGAGTGGCCCAGGCCTATGCCACCATGGGATTCTGCACATGCATGAAGACGGTCGAGATCACCAAGCATAAGATGGCTGCCTCCGGCGTCAAGCCGCAGTCTACCTTTGCCACCTTCATGGACATCTACCGCAAGGAGGGCATCCGCGGCATCAACAAGGGCGtcaacgccgtcgccatccgcCAGATGACCAACTGGGGTAGCCGCTTCGGTCTCAGCCGTCTTGCCGAAGGCTGGATCCGCACCGCCACCGGCAAGAAGGAAGGCGAGAAGCTCTCGCCGTGGGAGAAGATCCTAGCCTCCGGTCTTGGTGGTGGTCTCAGCGCCTGGAACCAGCCCATCGAAGTCATCCGTGTCGAGATGCAGAGCAAGAAGGAGGATCCCAACCGACCCAAGAAGATGACCGTCGGCAACACGTTcaagtacatctactccAACAACGGCATGCGAGGCCTGTACCGCGGAGTTGCGCCGCGAATCGGCCTCGGTGTCTGGCAGACGATCTGCATGGTGGCCTTTGGCGACAT GGCGAAGACGTATGTGGAAAAGTTGACAGGCGATCAAGTTTCGGCGAAGCATTAG